A section of the Streptomyces sp. SLBN-118 genome encodes:
- a CDS encoding maleylpyruvate isomerase family mycothiol-dependent enzyme codes for MATVDHSAPESESEKETPSSSAVTAAAHRDAVAAETARFVAVVGGAPLATAVPSCPGWSLLDLVRHTGSVQRWFSVMLRQLVQAPPRSREVELRLPADEDGFADWLTASAAEAAGAFAITDPDAPMWAWGADHHARFWVRRMLFETLVHRVDAELALGLRPVIDRGLAADGVDEFLVNLPFATPFAPDVAKLRGSGETLRFRCTDVEGDGLVRLRPDGFGVDQDSADTSADATIRAAAADLLLLLYGRLDRSADAFEITGDEDLLTRWFANSAF; via the coding sequence ATGGCCACAGTGGATCATTCCGCACCGGAGTCGGAGTCCGAGAAGGAGACGCCGTCGAGCTCCGCCGTGACGGCCGCGGCTCATCGTGACGCCGTCGCGGCGGAGACCGCCAGATTCGTGGCGGTCGTCGGGGGAGCCCCCCTGGCGACGGCGGTACCCAGTTGTCCGGGCTGGTCACTGCTCGATCTCGTACGCCACACCGGGAGTGTGCAGCGCTGGTTCTCCGTAATGCTGCGTCAGCTCGTCCAGGCACCCCCACGCAGCCGTGAGGTCGAGCTGCGACTTCCGGCGGACGAGGACGGGTTCGCCGACTGGCTGACCGCGAGCGCGGCCGAGGCGGCCGGTGCGTTCGCCATCACTGACCCGGACGCCCCGATGTGGGCGTGGGGCGCCGATCACCACGCCAGGTTCTGGGTGCGGCGGATGTTGTTCGAGACCCTGGTGCACCGTGTCGACGCCGAACTCGCGCTGGGACTGCGGCCCGTGATCGACCGCGGCCTCGCGGCCGACGGCGTGGACGAGTTCCTGGTCAACCTGCCCTTCGCCACTCCCTTCGCGCCCGATGTGGCCAAGCTGCGGGGAAGCGGCGAAACCCTGCGGTTCCGCTGCACCGACGTGGAGGGCGACGGGCTGGTCCGACTGCGGCCCGACGGTTTCGGCGTCGACCAGGACTCCGCGGACACATCGGCCGACGCCACGATCCGGGCCGCCGCGGCCGATCTGCTGCTGCTCCTGTACGGACGCCTCGACCGCAGCGCGGATGCCTTCGAGATCACCGGGGACGAGGATCTGCTGACCCGCTGGTTCGCCAACTCCGCGTTCTGA
- a CDS encoding SpoIIE family protein phosphatase: MRGEPAGEHAGCVTWYRAAGRAAVSEGGAPPGKPNGTDRVPDELALVLAQAAVGAIEAVGGYAGGVYVPSSTPGLLRLAVLAGLPNRLFRPWWRMHVNRPFPVADAHRSGQAIHLGDAEEAMRRYPQLMAGLPYPFGSLYAPVVSGRQKFGVLVVLRPSTPGQPVSHADRLRMHNAAARLGTALVMLDARAVKAVWDGEPVSVQLPAVTTPPVHVGRFDWDLSTGAISADEDLCAMLGTSRADFGDTVDALAARLAPEDAYGLWAVARQAMETTGRPVSRRMRLLGPDGRPHLLELSAHAQPPGDGQGRRLTGFLMDLGTGPMEAEATDRLPRGIFSLDRLGRITYVNQSAETLLGRPRSELSGRVLWDVLPWFGNLAYEDHYRAALLSRDPVHFMARRSPEDWMSVTLYPGQDGLTVTVSPSDQPAYASGSVAVPGAGLGSAADRAAALYRPVALAIALTEAVTARQVSAVVTEELLPAFGGRQLAIYLLSERHLYLAWETGFPQGFLNRFDGVALDARLPGVETLTSGRPIFFESMEHLAEAYPGIPMDANVGARAFLPLIASGRPVGSCILGFDRPRGFSPEERTVLTALAGLIAQALQRAQRYDTEAALARGLQDALLPHRLPVLDQVDTVGRYLPGTQSMEVGGDWYDVVETDRGLALVIGDVQGHGVAAAATMGQLRSAVRAFALSGHDPQAVMTGTNRLLIDLDPGQFASCCFVVLDPATGSVKAVRAGHPQPLVRHANGRTEVLDLPGGVVLGVDKEASYPVTELRLEPGDVLALYTDGLVEQAGVDIDLGVERLRGSLAGAGSSSLAGTADRLMNEARQATDRPDDIALLLAARWTESGTGSPP; the protein is encoded by the coding sequence ATGCGCGGGGAGCCCGCCGGGGAGCATGCTGGCTGTGTGACCTGGTACCGCGCGGCCGGGCGCGCCGCGGTGAGCGAGGGCGGGGCGCCACCCGGGAAACCGAACGGCACCGACCGCGTTCCGGACGAACTGGCCCTGGTGCTCGCGCAGGCCGCCGTAGGGGCGATCGAGGCTGTCGGCGGGTACGCGGGCGGCGTCTATGTGCCCTCCAGCACGCCGGGGCTGCTCCGGCTGGCCGTGCTGGCAGGGCTGCCCAACCGGCTGTTCCGACCGTGGTGGCGCATGCATGTGAACCGGCCGTTCCCGGTGGCCGACGCGCACCGCTCGGGCCAGGCCATCCACCTCGGCGACGCCGAGGAAGCCATGCGGAGGTACCCGCAGCTCATGGCGGGTCTGCCCTACCCCTTCGGCTCGTTGTACGCGCCCGTGGTCAGCGGTCGCCAGAAATTCGGGGTGCTGGTCGTGCTGCGTCCGTCCACGCCCGGACAGCCGGTGTCGCACGCCGACCGGCTGCGGATGCACAACGCCGCGGCACGGCTCGGTACCGCCCTTGTCATGCTGGACGCGCGGGCGGTGAAGGCCGTGTGGGACGGCGAACCCGTCTCCGTCCAGTTGCCCGCGGTCACCACGCCGCCTGTGCACGTCGGCCGCTTCGACTGGGACCTGAGCACCGGCGCCATATCCGCCGACGAGGACCTGTGCGCCATGCTCGGCACCAGTCGTGCGGACTTCGGCGACACCGTCGACGCACTGGCGGCGCGGCTGGCACCGGAGGACGCCTACGGGCTGTGGGCCGTCGCCCGCCAGGCCATGGAGACGACGGGACGGCCCGTCTCCCGCAGAATGCGGCTCCTCGGCCCTGACGGACGCCCTCACCTGCTCGAACTCTCGGCCCACGCGCAACCACCCGGCGACGGTCAGGGCCGCCGTCTGACCGGATTCCTGATGGACCTCGGCACCGGCCCGATGGAGGCCGAGGCGACCGACCGTCTCCCGCGCGGGATCTTCTCGCTCGACCGGCTCGGACGGATCACCTACGTCAACCAGAGTGCGGAGACCCTGCTCGGCCGGCCGCGCTCGGAGCTGTCCGGACGTGTCCTGTGGGATGTCCTCCCGTGGTTCGGGAATCTCGCCTACGAGGACCACTACAGGGCCGCGCTGCTCTCCCGCGACCCTGTTCACTTCATGGCCCGCCGCTCGCCCGAGGACTGGATGTCGGTCACGCTCTATCCGGGTCAGGACGGTTTGACCGTGACCGTCTCCCCGTCGGACCAGCCCGCCTACGCGTCGGGGTCCGTCGCCGTACCAGGCGCCGGACTCGGCTCCGCGGCCGACCGGGCGGCAGCCCTGTACCGCCCGGTGGCTCTCGCGATCGCGCTGACGGAGGCCGTCACGGCCCGCCAGGTGTCCGCCGTGGTCACGGAGGAACTGCTGCCCGCCTTCGGCGGCCGTCAGCTGGCCATCTACCTGCTCAGCGAGCGCCATCTCTATCTGGCCTGGGAGACAGGATTCCCGCAGGGCTTCCTGAACCGCTTCGACGGTGTCGCGCTCGATGCCCGGCTTCCCGGCGTCGAGACGCTCACCTCCGGCCGTCCCATCTTCTTCGAGTCCATGGAGCACCTGGCCGAGGCCTACCCCGGCATTCCCATGGACGCCAACGTCGGCGCCCGGGCCTTCCTGCCGCTGATCGCCTCCGGCAGGCCCGTCGGCTCCTGCATCCTCGGCTTCGACCGGCCACGCGGCTTCAGCCCCGAGGAACGTACGGTGCTGACCGCGCTCGCCGGACTCATCGCGCAGGCCCTCCAGCGAGCACAGCGCTACGACACCGAGGCGGCCCTCGCCCGCGGACTGCAGGACGCACTGCTGCCGCACCGGCTTCCCGTGCTCGACCAGGTCGACACCGTGGGCAGGTATCTGCCCGGCACCCAGAGCATGGAAGTGGGAGGCGACTGGTACGACGTCGTCGAGACCGACCGAGGGCTGGCCCTGGTCATCGGCGACGTACAGGGACACGGTGTCGCCGCCGCGGCCACCATGGGCCAACTGCGCAGCGCCGTACGCGCCTTCGCGCTGAGCGGCCACGACCCGCAGGCGGTGATGACCGGCACCAACCGGCTGCTCATCGACCTCGATCCCGGCCAGTTCGCCAGCTGCTGCTTCGTCGTCCTCGACCCGGCGACCGGCTCCGTAAAGGCAGTGCGGGCCGGTCATCCGCAGCCCCTGGTGCGCCACGCCAACGGCAGGACCGAGGTCCTGGACCTTCCCGGCGGTGTCGTGCTCGGCGTCGACAAGGAGGCCTCGTATCCCGTGACCGAGCTGCGGCTCGAGCCCGGCGATGTCCTCGCCCTCTACACGGACGGACTCGTCGAACAGGCGGGAGTCGACATCGACCTCGGCGTCGAGAGGCTGCGGGGCTCGCTCGCCGGGGCGGGCTCGTCCTCGCTCGCGGGAACGGCGGACCGCCTCATGAACGAGGCACGCCAGGCCACCGACCGGCCCGACGACATCGCGCTGCTGCTGGCCGCGCGATGGACGGAATCCGGCACCGGGAGCCCGCCATGA
- a CDS encoding cupin domain-containing protein — translation MTTHNSFAVHVPDADLEPDPLDPAQIVQGAPEVSGTVLWESEDGKNIRGIWQITPGVVTDTEANELFVVISGRATIAVEEGPTFDVGPGDACVLREGERTTWTVHETLRKAYQITTA, via the coding sequence ATGACGACGCACAACAGTTTCGCGGTACACGTCCCCGACGCCGACCTCGAGCCGGACCCGCTTGACCCGGCACAGATCGTCCAGGGCGCCCCAGAGGTCTCGGGCACCGTGCTCTGGGAGTCGGAGGACGGCAAGAACATCCGGGGAATCTGGCAGATCACCCCCGGCGTGGTGACCGACACCGAGGCGAACGAGCTCTTCGTCGTCATCAGCGGCCGCGCAACCATCGCGGTTGAAGAAGGCCCCACCTTCGACGTCGGCCCGGGAGACGCATGCGTCCTGCGGGAAGGGGAGCGCACGACCTGGACCGTCCACGAGACACTGCGGAAGGCGTACCAGATCACGACGGCCTGA
- a CDS encoding FAD-binding oxidoreductase: protein MDGTTLEAMRSALRGPVIGPKDPDYNEARKIYNAMIDRRPAAFVGCSDAADVMNAVDFIRDHGLELTVKCGGHSGSGLSLADDAVTVDLSPMRWVRVDPATKTATVGGGSQLGDLDHAGHGFGLATPAGIMSTTGVGGLTLGGGHGHLTRKYGLSVDNLLSADVVLADGSFVTANKDEHPDLFWALRGGGGNFGIVTSFTFGLHPVHTVGVGVTVWPVDQTREVLRWYREFLPQAPDDLNGFFALLVVPPGPPFPEELHGHKMCGVVWCWTGDLAELDEALTAVNEPGRPAFHFTTPMPYPALQGMFDELIPTGLQWYWRGDLFDRITDEAMDVHLKYGENLPTDLSTMHLYPVDGAAGRVAEDDTAWAYRDAVWSGVIGGIDPEPDNAEVIRQWAVDYWEELHPYSMGGSYVNFIGADEGHERVRATYRGHYDRLAEIKRTYDPHNLFHANQNIEPGKQG from the coding sequence ATGGACGGCACAACCCTGGAAGCGATGCGGTCCGCCCTGCGCGGTCCGGTGATCGGCCCGAAGGACCCGGACTACAACGAGGCTCGCAAGATCTACAACGCGATGATCGACCGGCGCCCGGCCGCCTTCGTGGGCTGCTCGGACGCGGCAGACGTCATGAACGCGGTCGACTTCATCCGCGACCACGGTCTCGAACTCACCGTCAAGTGCGGCGGACACAGCGGATCGGGCCTGAGCCTCGCTGACGACGCTGTCACGGTCGACCTGTCGCCCATGCGCTGGGTGCGCGTCGATCCCGCCACCAAGACCGCCACGGTCGGCGGTGGCTCACAGCTCGGCGACCTCGACCACGCCGGCCATGGCTTCGGTCTTGCCACCCCCGCCGGCATCATGTCGACGACGGGCGTCGGCGGCCTCACCCTCGGCGGCGGTCACGGCCATCTCACCCGCAAGTACGGCCTGTCGGTGGACAATCTGCTCTCCGCCGACGTCGTGCTCGCGGACGGCAGCTTCGTCACCGCGAACAAGGACGAGCACCCGGACCTGTTCTGGGCGCTGCGCGGCGGTGGCGGGAACTTCGGCATCGTCACCTCCTTCACCTTCGGGCTGCACCCGGTGCATACCGTGGGTGTGGGGGTCACCGTCTGGCCGGTGGACCAGACACGCGAAGTGCTGCGCTGGTACCGCGAGTTCCTGCCGCAGGCACCCGATGACCTCAACGGCTTCTTCGCGCTGCTGGTCGTGCCGCCCGGCCCGCCGTTCCCGGAAGAGCTCCACGGACACAAGATGTGTGGCGTGGTGTGGTGCTGGACGGGGGACCTGGCCGAGCTGGACGAGGCCCTCACCGCCGTGAACGAGCCCGGCCGGCCGGCCTTCCACTTCACGACGCCGATGCCCTACCCCGCGCTCCAGGGCATGTTCGACGAGCTGATTCCCACCGGACTGCAGTGGTATTGGCGCGGTGACCTCTTCGACCGGATCACGGACGAAGCGATGGACGTCCACCTCAAGTACGGCGAAAACCTCCCCACCGACCTGTCGACCATGCACCTCTACCCGGTCGACGGCGCCGCGGGCCGGGTAGCCGAAGACGACACCGCGTGGGCGTACCGGGATGCCGTCTGGTCCGGCGTGATCGGCGGCATCGACCCCGAACCGGACAACGCCGAGGTGATCAGGCAGTGGGCCGTGGACTACTGGGAAGAGCTGCACCCGTACTCCATGGGCGGCTCGTACGTGAACTTCATCGGCGCCGACGAGGGCCACGAGCGGGTCAGGGCCACCTACCGCGGCCACTACGACAGGCTGGCGGAGATCAAGCGGACCTACGATCCGCACAACCTGTTCCACGCGAACCAGAACATCGAGCCGGGCAAGCAGGGCTGA
- a CDS encoding MurR/RpiR family transcriptional regulator, producing the protein MPSDQQARAQASAITPGGQSPETETAPTDRVLALFGGHRLSPAQRRIAQYLVDHLTEAAFLSITELAERVGVSQPSVTRFASSLGFSGYPALREALQPIALSAVAGSPDTREEIRRNELQAAVDAEIENLESLRRLLADTNQVLDVGRELARSVPLTILGLRISVSLAEYFAYAARRIHPDVRTVTRGGSVAYDALLQSHEAGGTWVLAFAMPRHANETLATMRTARRIGLRVALITDLAFGPLVDEADVALIAGTGSRLVFDSYAAPGVLSAALLQAMADADPQRTQVRLEGYEQVADQHDFFIEE; encoded by the coding sequence GTGCCATCAGATCAGCAGGCACGCGCACAGGCGTCTGCGATCACGCCGGGAGGGCAGTCTCCCGAGACGGAGACCGCCCCCACGGACAGGGTTCTCGCCCTGTTCGGCGGTCACCGGCTGTCGCCCGCGCAGCGGCGGATCGCCCAGTACCTGGTGGACCATCTCACCGAGGCCGCTTTCCTTTCGATCACTGAGCTCGCGGAACGCGTGGGGGTGAGCCAGCCGTCGGTCACCCGCTTCGCGTCCTCGCTGGGTTTCAGCGGATACCCCGCGCTGCGGGAGGCACTTCAGCCCATCGCCCTCAGCGCGGTCGCCGGTTCGCCGGACACGCGGGAGGAAATCCGCCGCAACGAACTGCAGGCCGCCGTCGACGCCGAGATCGAGAACCTGGAGAGCCTGCGCCGCCTGCTCGCGGACACCAACCAGGTCCTGGACGTCGGCCGGGAGCTGGCACGGTCGGTTCCGTTGACGATTCTGGGCCTGCGGATCTCGGTGTCCCTGGCGGAGTACTTCGCCTATGCCGCGAGACGGATCCATCCCGATGTGCGCACGGTGACCCGCGGCGGCAGCGTCGCCTATGACGCGCTGCTGCAGTCGCACGAGGCCGGCGGGACCTGGGTGCTGGCCTTCGCCATGCCGCGGCACGCCAACGAGACGCTCGCGACGATGCGTACGGCCCGCCGCATCGGGCTTCGTGTCGCGCTGATCACCGACCTCGCCTTCGGACCGCTGGTGGACGAGGCCGACGTGGCGCTGATCGCGGGCACCGGCTCACGTCTGGTCTTCGACTCGTACGCGGCACCGGGCGTGCTGTCCGCGGCCCTCCTCCAGGCCATGGCGGATGCCGACCCCCAGCGCACACAGGTCCGGCTCGAGGGCTACGAGCAGGTCGCCGATCAGCACGACTTCTTCATCGAGGAGTGA
- a CDS encoding amino acid ABC transporter ATP-binding protein, with the protein MSGATVSKGNATQPRSDALIALSNVNKHFGALHVLQNIDLTIARGEVVVVIGPSGGGKSTLCRAINRLETIDSGEIAIDGKPLPAEGKELARLRADVGMVFQSFNLFAHKTVLENVMLGQIKVRKKDKKTAAERARSLLDRVGVATQADKYPAQLSGGQQQRVAIARALAMDPKVMLFDEPTSALDPEMINEVLEVMQQLARDGMTMVVVTHEMGFARSAANRVVFMADGRIVEETTPEEFFTHPRSDRAKDFLSKILHH; encoded by the coding sequence ATGAGCGGAGCAACAGTGAGCAAGGGGAACGCCACGCAGCCCAGGAGCGACGCCCTTATCGCGCTGAGCAACGTCAACAAGCACTTCGGCGCGCTGCATGTGCTCCAGAACATCGACCTGACCATTGCACGAGGCGAGGTCGTGGTCGTCATCGGGCCCTCCGGGGGCGGGAAGTCGACGCTCTGCCGGGCCATCAACCGCCTCGAGACCATCGACTCCGGCGAGATCGCCATCGACGGCAAGCCGCTGCCCGCGGAGGGCAAGGAACTCGCCCGGCTGCGGGCCGATGTCGGCATGGTCTTCCAGTCCTTCAACCTCTTCGCGCACAAGACGGTTCTGGAGAATGTGATGCTGGGCCAGATCAAGGTCCGCAAGAAGGACAAGAAGACCGCCGCGGAGCGGGCGCGTTCACTTCTCGACCGGGTGGGGGTCGCCACCCAGGCGGACAAGTACCCGGCGCAGCTCTCCGGTGGTCAGCAGCAGCGGGTCGCGATCGCGCGGGCGCTGGCCATGGATCCGAAGGTCATGCTCTTCGACGAGCCGACGTCGGCCCTCGACCCCGAGATGATCAACGAGGTGCTGGAGGTCATGCAGCAGCTCGCCCGTGACGGTATGACGATGGTCGTCGTCACTCACGAGATGGGCTTCGCCCGCTCGGCCGCCAACCGTGTGGTGTTCATGGCCGACGGCCGCATCGTCGAGGAGACGACGCCCGAGGAGTTCTTCACCCATCCGAGGAGTGACCGCGCGAAGGACTTCCTGTCGAAGATCCTTCACCACTGA